CCAAATGGGTACTGACAAGATAGTTTTAGCTACGGACCATTCATGTTGGGATTGGGAGCAGGGAAAAAGACTTACACTTTGCTCTGAAGGACCAACACCGATGACAAAGACCTTGCCTCCAAATTTGACAGACTGTCAAAATGATATAGAGTCAGCGTTTGCGAATTTGAAGACGTGTATCAAGTAAGGTCTTACGAAGATAGCAGATCTGATACTGCTCTCCACCCCGGTACAGTCAAGTGCAATGGAAAGCTGCATGCCCGCCACATCTTTGATCTGCTTCGCAACCTCCTCGGGTTTTGCAGTCTTCTCAATCAGTACAGTCTTGACAGTTGGGAGAAGCTTCTTGGCGAACTCCAGTCGGGATGCGAAGAGGTCGGTAATCACAATGGGGGTACAACCTGCAGCGTGGGCAGCAAGAAGAGTGACTAGCCCTATAGGACCCGCTCCGCTATCACATGGTAAACGCTGCACTCGAgacaaagagaaaaaaaaaagatacCAAAGCGCGAGTAAACTTACCAGATAACGATAGGGTCTCCCAGTCTCACACCAGCCCTGTCAATACCGGCCAACGCCACTGTAAGGGGTTCACACAAGGATCCCTCTTCATAAGACATGTTATCGGCCAGACGGTGGCACCAGGCAGCGGGATGGTTGTGGTATCGAGTGAGTGTACCGTGGTAAGGAGGAgtagagaagaagacgtcgGCCGGACCTAGAGGAGGAGCATAAGCAGCTACAGTGAGACCGACGAAAGAACACTTACAAGCGTTGTAGCGACCTGTACGACAAGGTTCACATGAAGCAAGTCCACATGGAACACCAGCTTCGATAGCTACCCGGTCACCGACCTGCCACTGTGTAACGCCTTCTCCAATGGCAACGATTTCGCCTGCCGATTCATGACCTGCTCCGCATTCGTCTGTGACAATCATAGTAGGCCCAATGTGGCCATGCTTCCAGAAGTGAACATCAGAACTACATTAGACATTAACTTTCTGAACTCCGTTTTGGTATGAAAGACGGGAAAAACGTACCCGCAGATACCTGTGGCGCGAACATGGATTGTCACTTCACCAGGACCGGGCTCGAATCGAGGCTTCTTGATCATGTGGATCTCATGAGATGGATTGTAAGCGCAGGCGATGTTGAGATCGGGGTCGGAAAGCTCGGGGGCATCTTCGGCAAGCGTTTGGAACTCGGGATGCTGAAGGACCTTTGTAGGGTCGTAGTGGGCGCGGTATTTGGAGGCAGGGATGGATGTGATAGCGATGGTCATTGTTGTGAGTAATGGTTAGGTGGTGCATTGCGAGCAAAAACGGTTATTTGGGCTGATAGTATCTTTATACTCGGCAGTTCTACCGAACAATAGGCCCTTGCACCTGTCgagacagaagaagattgccATCTCGGGGTCATCCGACAGGAGAACATATACAGGCACGGATGTCGGGGCCGTGGCCGCTCCGGCTATTCGGTCGCTCTCTTCCGGTTTTGTTTGTGCGTTTTGTAAGCTTCATTCTTGCTTCCGACAGTGGCCAGACCTTGCAGGAAACTCACGGCCCATAGAACTCGTTTTACGACAACAACAGCTCGCCAAATCTTCTGATCATTAACCCTTGTGGCTTTGCCAAGCTTCCCAGAATTTCGACCACAGCACTCATTCAACATGCCAATTACTCTCGACTTTACCGGCAAACTCGTGCTCGTCACTGGAGGCGGACGAGGAATTGGTCTAGCAATCTCCAAGGCTCTTGCCGAAGCTGGCGCCGACGTTGCTATCAGTTACACTTCAAAGGATGCCACACCCGTCGCCAAGGAGCTGTCTGACAAGTATGGGACGAAAGTCAGGGCCTTCAAATGCGAGATCACGAAAAGTAGCGAGGTGGATGCGTTGGTtgaggaggtgaagaaggagtatGGTAAAGATGTTGATATCGGCGTTGCGAATGCTGGTAAGCCAACGTTTCTCTATCGTGGGGTTAGTTGTAGACTAAACGATTGCTTTCGTAGGTGTATCACTCTGGAAAGACGCTCATGAGAACACCGATGGTATATATAACTCTCATCCCGATTTGCATGGGTTCAATCGCTGATGCTTTATGTCTCAGAGGATTTTCAATCCATCTTCGCCGTCAATACCTTTGGGCCTTACTACCTTTCGCGTGCCCTCGTTCGATCCTGGCTTGGTCTGCCCGTACCCGTGAACTCTGCCAGCGACCCAATCGATGTCGCCAATATGAAGAACGTCGACCTCAAAAAACAAATTCTTTTTGTATCTAGTATCTCGGCGCTCGTGGCTATGAACCCTCAGAGACAATCAGCTTATAACGCAAGTAAAGGGGCTGTCACGATGCTGGCAAAGGTACGTTCCATATCTGTCACTTGCTGAGATGTTTGCTGATTGAATGAGGTGTAGAGTTTGGCGGGCGAATGGTCTCATATTGGTGTTGCCATCAACTCAATTTCTCCTGTATGTccaatcatctccttccacttTAATTACCTCTCCTCGGCCTCTTACCCTGCTGATACCCGAACCAAAGGGCTACGTGTCCACCGATATGATCGCCAATCCTCCCGACGCCACTGCCTCAACATGGGTCAAAGAATGGGAGAAGCGCACCCCTGTCGGCCGGTGAGTGCAATCATCagccccttttttttccttctctccctttcaaGACTAAGACTAATAGCCGTATCTTTTTCATGCATAGATTCGCTACGGCCGACGAAATAGGAGGTTTCGTCGCTACGCTTTTGTCTGATAAGATGGGTGGGATGGGTTTCATGGCTGGGTCGGATATTGTGGTGGATGGAGGTGAGTATCATGCTTGGCTGGATCGCCGATGAGCCAGTTGAATGAAGCTTATGTGTTCACAGGATACACCATCTTCTGAATTTAGACTTGCGGTAAATAAAGAGTAAAGGAAGTAATACAAAACAGGGCACTTTGTGAATATTATCGATCGGCATGCTACAAATGACCCTCCTTAAGTAGCTCAATCGTCCGAAAAGTACGTAAGCCTACAGAACTATAATGATTCCATGTCAGAATATGGCAAAAACCAACAGGCACTCACTCTCAGGGACGTTTGAGATTCATGGATAACAACAACTGGACTGAGAACAGTTGTACTTCTTCCAATGCAAACATCGCACAGCTCGTATTGGACTAGTTTCTTTTTGTAAAATACAGTAGTACAACAGTATGCGTCGCTGATGATTCCATTTTATACATACATATTTAGTTGATTGCCCGAGATAACAGTCACTACTTTGGTCCACAATTGCAGTGCGACATCCCACGCAGCGGAAGGCTTCCCCTTACCTTTCGGCATGGTACTTTTGGAGACAATTCTCCCTGCCATGGGTTCCACTCCCACAGTAAACACACTCGCCAAAGAGCGTATTGTTGAATTCCGGAGATTCAGATCGTTGAGCGTCTTGGTGTCGGCGTTGTTGTCTAGCCTTAGGCTCGTCCTCATCGGACATATAGGCGTCTTCTCGTGCACCGTCATGTCTGCGTATCGAGGCGTAGTTAGTTGACTGCGAGTGGTGTGGTCATAAGTATAGCAATAGACAGTAATACAGGCACTTACATGTATGCCACCACCCTGTCATAATATTCCTC
The Cryptococcus neoformans var. neoformans JEC21 chromosome 8 sequence genome window above contains:
- a CDS encoding L-arabinitol 4-dehydrogenase, putative, with the translated sequence MTIAITSIPASKYRAHYDPTKVLQHPEFQTLAEDAPELSDPDLNIACAYNPSHEIHMIKKPRFEPGPGEVTIHVRATGICGSDVHFWKHGHIGPTMIVTDECGAGHESAGEIVAIGEGVTQWQVGDRVAIEAGVPCGLASCEPCRTGRYNACPADVFFSTPPYHGTLTRYHNHPAAWCHRLADNMSYEEGSLCEPLTVALAGIDRAGVRLGDPIVICGAGPIGLVTLLAAHAAGCTPIVITDLFASRLEFAKKLLPTVKTVLIEKTAKPEEVAKQIKDVAGMQLSIALDCTGVESSIRSAIFSVKFGGKVFVIGVGPSEQSYPFGYCSAREIDLQFQYRYNNQYPKAIRLISGGLVDLKPLVTHRFTLKEAVKAFHVAADPSQGAIKVQIHD
- a CDS encoding cytoplasm protein, putative; translation: MPITLDFTGKLVLVTGGGRGIGLAISKALAEAGADVAISYTSKDATPVAKELSDKYGTKVRAFKCEITKSSEVDALVEEVKKEYGKDVDIGVANAGVSLWKDAHENTDEDFQSIFAVNTFGPYYLSRALVRSWLGLPVPVNSASDPIDVANMKNVDLKKQILFVSSISALVAMNPQRQSAYNASKGAVTMLAKSLAGEWSHIGVAINSISPGYVSTDMIANPPDATASTWVKEWEKRTPVGRFATADEIGGFVATLLSDKMGGMGFMAGSDIVVDGGYTIF